Genomic DNA from Ornithorhynchus anatinus isolate Pmale09 chromosome 14, mOrnAna1.pri.v4, whole genome shotgun sequence:
GCACCAGTTCTCCCAACCCCCAATGCATTTTTGGGGGGCCGGAAGTCGGGGGCGCAATGACACCGCAACGTGCTTCGCGATGACGTCACAGACGCCCCGCCCTCCTCTGGTTGCTAGgctaccccgcccccccccccgcccttgctCTCGCGAGATGTGGGCGGGAGGCGGCGGGatctcctctcctccgccgccgAGCGTCGCCTCAGGGGGCGGGAGGCTGGAGGCCGCAAGATGGCGGCGGGAGCGGCCGGCTGGCTGTTGGCCGTCACCGCCCGCTCCGGGGCCCTTCGGAGGGGGGTGAGGCTGGGAAGCGGCGGGGCGGCGCGGAACGCTGCCCGGAGCGGCTCGGCGGCGGCCCGGGTCCCTTCGCGGACCGTCATCGCCACCCGCAGCGGCGCCATTTTACCCAAGCCGGCCAAAGTGagtgtggtggggggcggggccgccggctCTGACTGACGGCGCCAGCAGCCAATCAAAAT
This window encodes:
- the SMDT1 gene encoding essential MCU regulator, mitochondrial translates to MAAGAAGWLLAVTARSGALRRGVRLGSGGAARNAARSGSAAARVPSRTVIATRSGAILPKPAKMSFGLLRVFSIVIPFLYVGTLISKNFAALLEEHDIFVPEDDDDDD